One window of the Podospora pseudopauciseta strain CBS 411.78 chromosome 4, whole genome shotgun sequence genome contains the following:
- a CDS encoding hypothetical protein (COG:S; EggNog:ENOG503PAGB) produces the protein MTRWHEPECLTPDINLDGVTCFHHVALAIMPQTWKGYWASKKITARFRPLHPMNQKGEWTCGGLLLYTREDETNNDGNGLDTSTNSSIYPGKLCYGEFRLACITSPGHDQPVHLDLETHSIDNCPEYETASYTWGGEEDDNTKKYPVFVGPYGDVSFQTRNCWEMLRFSSSRVRDSTDVD, from the exons ATGACGCGCTGGCATGAACCCGAGTGCCTAACGCCAGATATCAATCTGGATGGCGTCACCTGCTTCCATCATGTCGCTCTTGCGATTATGCCCCAGACCTGGAAAGGCTACTGGGCGAGCAAAAAAATCACAGCCCGTTTCCGGCCCCTCCACCCGATGAACCAAAAGGGAGAATGGACCTGTGGTGGCCTCCTTCT ATATACGCGCGAAGACGAGACCAACAATGACGGCAATGGCCTCGACACTTCGACGAACTCTTCGATCTATCCTGGCAAGCTCTGTTATGGGGAGTTTCGCCTGGCCTGTATCACCAGTCCAGGTCATGACCAGCCAGTCCATCTTGATCTTGAAACACACTCAATCGACAACTGTCCTGAATACGAAACGGCATCCTACACCTGGGGcggggaagaggacgacaacaccaagaagtATCCCGTGTTCGTGGGGCCATATGGGGATGTCAGCTTTCAGACTCGCAATTGTTGGGAGATGCTGCGGTTTTCTTCATCCCGGGTGAGGGATTCGACTGATGTGGATTGA
- a CDS encoding hypothetical protein (EggNog:ENOG503NZSY; COG:S): MRYIPHRLWPEKLASLIRTCLSSDPLLVYQAGRYRSISQLCTYFKDQLDSHGNPLFPDSDDTSGQLSSQYQSQDQEILLDYGLHIVSADDMIARVRSLMKSRDWQKFLGNQDKDWRSRIRAWASGAFRDGHSIDLKTLGLLSLVPGGLNRAVASWKRQGGSIYMPDTDGPVVPDDLPLAVLDTDLSCDPDNRALYESLGAVTAEWEFVQKIILLKHNAWKIGDSTDSDINASNNHLRFLFWGYQKGHISSPEDFHLVMFDQRGNPKVPKRDALYFSALSGWSEEGGLSSLSGKAGYKAIAATTSFIHDIYTKSPPPLINNPATTATWKNFLLQVVGVSYKLRIFDRQHKEPVLSEEFLFMAKHKPEWALDRLYEAYHTDTAKWTKNTKATQLVKEIKITCQDGISLPLSTTVLPLPSVLAACACSSLFGSKTCKSLPLLRVRKPLLKSDEHPSSRWKLFAAHFGIDHPGNPSLTCLVAILKAFIIREHSYLVVKGALTDWVVKIYLLIWKQRTSNLESIRSWFDKNPGVLYTPQLEAEGRQVPPVWGTRQGSEGYPAAVVTQAWNPVLYRLGQDDRESLKGFFRDGLGLWVDICLRASGGLLPVRCIAIPVPVRVYPKKGIRVSLPPPGAYEDVAKRLGGRSVCVEKAKDDKVEPVKVLLSAREKPIQDKKAGPVNVLLSVREKPLVVELCSKVEELDVFVFKGV; this comes from the coding sequence ATGCGCTATATACCTCATCGGCTGTGGCCAGAGAAGCTGGCTTCGCTTATTCGAACATGTCTATCATCGGACCCTTTGCTGGTCTACCAAGCAGGGCGCTATCGATCTATTTCTCAGCTGTGCACGTACTTCAAAGACCAGCTGGATTCCCACGGAAACCCCTTATTTCCAGACTCTGATGATACATCTGGCCAGCTTTCGTCACAGTACCAAAGTCAAGACCAAGAGATCTTGTTGGATTATGGACTTCACATAGTTAGTGCAGATGATATGATCGCTCGGGTGCGATCGTTGATGAAAAGCCGGGATTGGCAGAAGTTTCTCGGCAACCAAGATAAAGACTGGCGGTCTCGCATCAGAGCTTGGGCGTCGGGTGCCTTTAGAGACGGACACAGCATCGATCTCAAGACCCTTGGATTACTCTCTCTCGTTCCTGGTGGGTTGAACAGAGCGGTTGCTTCATGGAAGAGGCAAGGAGGCAGCATTTATATGCCTGACACTGACGGCCCTGTTGTTCCCGATGACCTCCCACTTGCGGTCCTAGATACAGACTTGTCTTGTGACCCCGATAATCGTGCGCTCTATGAATCGCTAGGTGCTGTGACCGCAGAATGGGAATTTGTTCAGAAGATTATCCTACTCAAACATAATGCGTGGAAGATAGGAGATTCCACCGACTCGGATATCAATGcttccaacaaccaccttcGTTTCCTGTTTTGGGGTTATCAAAAGGGACATATCTCATCACCAGAGGATTTCCATCTTGTGATGTTTGACCAGCGTGGAAACCCCAAAGTGCCAAAACGGGACGCTCTTTATTTTTCGGCATTGTCTGGTTGGTCTGAGGAAGGCGGGCTATCAAGTCTTAGTGGTAAAGCTGGATACAAAGCTATCGCGGCAACCACCTCGTTCATCCACGATATATACACCAAAAGCCCGCCCCCTTTGATCAACAATCCTGCCACCACAGCCACCTGGAAGAATTTTCTCCTTCAAGTAGTGGGTGTCAGCTACAAACTACGAATCTTCGATCGCCAACACAAGGAACCTGTCCTAAGTGAAGAGTTTCTATTCATGGCCAAGCATAAGCCAGAATGGGCGCTCGATCGTCTTTATGAAGCCTACCACACAGACACGGCCAAATGGACGAAAAATACCAAAGCAACACAGTTGGtcaaggagatcaagatcACCTGCCAAGATGGGATAAGCCTTCCGCTCAGTACAACAGTCCTTCCACTCCCTTCGGTCTTGGCCGCCTGCGCGTGCTCGAGCCTTTTCGGTAGCAAAACTTGCAAATCGCTGCCTCTGCTCCGGGTTCGAAAACCGCTACTCAAATCCGACGAACACCCATCCTCACGGTGGAAACTCTTCGCCGCTCATTTTGGAATAGACCACCCGGGCAACCCCAGCCTGACATGCCTCGTAGCTATCCTGAAAGCCTTCATCATCCGGGAACACTCCTACTTGGTTGTTAAAGGGGCGCTCACGGACTGGGTTGTGAAAATTTACCTCCTAATCTGGAAGCAGCGAACCTCCAACCTGGAGTCCATCCGATCGTGGTTCGACAAAAACCCAGGCGTGCTTTACACCCCACAGCTGGAGGCCGAAGGGCGGCAAGTGCCGCCGGTTTGGGGCACCCGTCAGGGTTCGGAGGGATACCCTGCCGCGGTGGTGACCCAGGCCTGGAACCCCGTTCTTTATCGTCTTGGGCAGGATGATCGGGAGAGTTTGAAGGGTTTCTTTCGAGATGGGTTGGGATTGTGGGTTGATATCTGTCTGCGGGCATCAGGCGGGTTGTTGCCTGTGAGATGTATTGCTATACCTGTTCCTGTAAGGGTGTATCCGAAAAAAGGAATCAGGGTcagcctccctcctcctggGGCGTATGAGGATGTTGCGAAGAGATTAGGGGGCAGGTCTGTTTGTGTGGAAAAGGCAAAAGATGACAAGGTGGAACCTGTGAAGGTGCTCTTGTCTGCGAGAGAAAAGCCGATCCAGGACAAAAAGGCGGGACCTGTTAACGTGCTCTTGTCTGTGAGAGAAAAGCCTTTGGTTGTGGAACTCTGCAGTAAGGTTGAGGAGCTGGACGTATTTGTGTTTAAGGGGGTCTGA
- a CDS encoding hypothetical protein (EggNog:ENOG503P45X), with product MSLTGTNDAPLPSALLGRRMKNSSLRPCSGLTEIEPLGVQTDHVTYESSPGDTKHVVAGFTTPFVPGDTVLDNFNRTIDHLNLKLSIVHRDITTWNLLIDPETDDLQIFDFNMGTKLTWEGDNDHLNTFGYDEDRNDVKLAVFAVYEIITSGISYREENELENLDVAQVLDQEEWEQHPDVQLEEGVPVSEYRRVLMEWVSSRKKTEKETTFYKQAPEFIDSPGQPGFPLVDFVGSVTRKASQMRSEMIRRGEPFIRWQLSATAQLPLPEGQRLLATGKIVTEK from the exons ATGTCATTGACTGGGACTAATGACGCACCATTACCGTCTGCACTTctgggaagaaggatgaaGAATTCATCTTTGAGGCCCTG CTCAGGACTCACTGAAATTGAACCACTTGGAGTTCAGACCGACCACGTCACGTACGAATCCTCACCGGGCGACACGAAACATGTG GTCGCGGGATTTACCACTCCTTTTGTTCCCGGGGACACCGTTCTGGACAACTTCAATCGG ACCATCGATCATCTCAATCTCAAACTCAGTATCGTCCACCGCGACATCACCACGTGGAACCTCCTCATCGATCCAGAAACAGACGACCTCCAAATCTTTGACTTCAACATGGGCACCAAGCTTACCTGGGAAGGTGACAATGACCACCTCAACACCTTTGGCTACGACGAAGACCGCAACGATGTCAAGCTCGCCGTTTTCGCCGTGTATGAAATTATCACGAGTGGCATTTCCTACCGCGAGGAAAACGAGCTGGAAAATCTAGATGTTGCCCAAGTACTGGATCAAGAAGAGTGGGAGCAACATCCCGATGTGCagcttgaggagggggtaCCTGTGTCCGAATATCGACGTGTTCTTATGGAGTGGGTCAGTTCTCGGAAAAAGACCGAGAAGGAAACTACGTTCTATAAGCAGGCTCCTGAGTTTATCGACTCACCGGGCCAACCGGGGTTCCCGCTGGTCGACTTTGTGGGGAGCGTGACGCGGAAGGCATCGCAAATGCGGTCGGAGATGATCAGGAGAGGGGAGCCGTTTATCAGGTGGCAGCTTTCCGCAACAGCGCAGCTCCCGCTTCCAGAGGGTCAGCGTTTGCTTGCGACTGGTAAGATAGTTACGGAGAAGTAA
- a CDS encoding hypothetical protein (EggNog:ENOG503PYGZ): MEVSLIRFLLIILRPSQSSATPTSQNQLSILQSPDKLPSQPTLHLQYLLTLLTSSSAVKMMFNPTTIFTAILGATFLVAPAIAAPAEEVAAPLAKRVWLSNIDVQAACKEQYTNEYVAIDNGNGCGAWQCVINNNRYSVNMDSYCVRHHGGEAYASCGGGTKWDWQCHDRS; the protein is encoded by the coding sequence ATGGAAGTCTCTCTCATCAGgtttcttctcatcatcctcagacCCTCACAGTcgtcagcaacaccaaccagtCAAAACCAACTTTCAATACTTCAGTCGCCAGACAAACTACCAAGTCAGCCAACCTTACACCTCCAATACCTTTTGACACTGCTAACCTCCAGCTCAGCCGTAAAAATGATgttcaaccccaccaccatcttcaccgccatcctcggTGCCACATTCCTCGTCGCTCCGGCCATCGCCGcgccggcggaggaggtcgcTGCCCCTCTCGCAAAGAGAGTCTGGCTCAGCAACATCGACGTCCAGGCTGCCTGCAAGGAGCAGTACACCAACGAGTACGTCGCTATTGACAACGGCAACGGGTGCGGTGCCTGGCAGTGTgtgatcaacaacaaccgatACAGCGTCAACATGGACAGCTACTGCGTCCGCCACCACGGTGGTGAGGCCTATGCCAGCTGCGGCGGTGGCACCAAGTGGGACTGGCAGTGCCATGACCGCTCTTGA
- a CDS encoding hypothetical protein (COG:S; EggNog:ENOG503P47M) — MHSSTLFITLTTALGLVSAAPTDKTYNPTKTSAAPRTTHTVIAGRGGRLIFDPDNVVAEVGSIVEFHFNPLNHSVVESSFDTPCQPKDADSFFSGFFPVREGQSDEVFQIEVKDTRPIWFYCAQNNNAHCQSGMTGVINQNFDRQEFSLRAHKELAAEVEGPSGVQGGIQGGWRIPNPNPLGGF; from the coding sequence ATGCACTCCTCAACTctcttcatcaccctcaccaccgccctcggcctcgtcTCCGCCGCTCCCACAGACAAGACCTACAACCCCACAAAAacctccgccgccccccGCACAACTCACACCGTCATCGCCGGCCGCGGCGGCCGTCTAATCTTTGACCCCGACAACGTAGTCGCCGAAGTCGGCTCCATAGTCGAATTCCACTTCAACCCCCTGAACCACTCCGTCGTCGAGTCCTCCTTTGACACGCCCTGCCAGCCCAAAGACGCCGACTCCTTCTTCAGCGGCTTCTTCCCCGTCCGCGAAGGACAGAGCGACGAGGTGTTCCAGATTGAGGTCAAGGACACCCGCCCGATCTGGTTCTACTGCGCTCAAAACAACAACGCTCACTGCCAGTCGGGTATGACTGGTGTTATCAACCAGAATTTTGACCGCCAGGAGTTTTCGCTGAGGGCGCATAAGGAGTTGGCTGCTGAGGTAGAGGGGCCTAGTGGTGTGCAGGGGGGCATTcagggggggtggaggattcctaaccctaacccattGGGGGGCTTTTAg